The Lactuca sativa cultivar Salinas chromosome 2, Lsat_Salinas_v11, whole genome shotgun sequence genome includes a window with the following:
- the LOC111876686 gene encoding uncharacterized protein LOC111876686: MRLKKQKRHRRSVRFYTTCFGFRAPFKVLCDGTFIHHLLVNRITPADTALSNILGAPVKMFTTRCVLAELKSLGESYSDSLNVARDLAPARCDHEQRKSAVACLTEVIGEDNSEHFFVASQDADLRKKFQEKPAVPVVFALRNALFLEPPSQSQQQFAKSAEEQRSHMNELEFKMLIKKKKKSSAKEELGEASDEDEDLSKKIIEDLKKNAAKRNSDVKDKVQFKRKKAKGPNPLSCKKKKTENQKPVANKEGNENESAETIRSRSKKRKRSRKQKNLTDSTG; encoded by the exons ATGAGATTGAAAAAGCAGAAGCGTCATCGCAGAAGTGTTAGATTCTACACAACATGCTTTGGTTTCAGAGCACCCTTCAAAGTTTTGTGTGATGGAACATTCATACACCATCTTCTTGTTAATCGCATCACTCCAGCTGACACAGCCCTCTCTAACATCCTAGGTGCTCCAGTCAAAATGTTCACAACCAG ATGTGTTCTTGCAGAGTTGAAAAGTCTCGGTGAATCCTACTCTGATTCTCTTAATGTGGCCCGTGATCTTGCACCTGCAAG GTGTGATCATGAGCAGAGGAAGAGTGCTGTGGCCTGTTTAACAGAAGTTATTGGAGAAGACAATTCAGAGCATTTCTTTGTTGCTAGTCAAGATGCTGACTTGCGCAAGAAGTTTCAAGAG AAACCAGCTGTCCCTGTAGTATTTGCACTTAGAAATGCTTTGTTTCTTGAACCTCCATCTCAATCTCAGCAACAGTTTGCCAAATCTGCTGAAGAACAACGCTCACATATGAATGAGTTGGAGTTTAAGATGCtgattaaaaagaaaaagaaaagctcAGCGAAAGAGGAATTAGGGGAAGCCTCTGACGAGGATGAAGATTTGTCAAAAAAGATTATAGAAGATCTGAAGAAAAATGCTGCTAAAAGGAATTCGGATGTGAAGGATAAAGTACAATTCAAGAGAAAGAAAGCCAAG GGTCCAAATCCGTTATCTTGTAAGAAGAAGAAAACTGAGAACCAAAAACCTGTTGCTAACAAG GAaggtaatgagaatgagagtgcTGAAACAATAAGGAGCAGGAGCAAGAAAAGGAAGAGGTCTCGTAAGCAGAAAAATCTCACTGATTCAACTGGCTAA